In the Sarcophilus harrisii chromosome 1, mSarHar1.11, whole genome shotgun sequence genome, one interval contains:
- the LOC116420987 gene encoding interferon omega-1-like, whose translation MSWTLLPVALVLLCSSTLCSLGCDLTQDLKKDFSLLNQMSTFSLLPCLKDRTNFNFSKEAMEVSQFQRENATAIVHEMLQQIFTIFSLNTTPATWNQTLLRQLLIGLDHQLDQLEQCLGQEVEWEEPSLGSENPRGVLKSYFQGIRAYLQGKNYSHCAWEMTRVEIRRIFLFMSKFTREFQD comes from the coding sequence ATGTCCTGGACCTTGTTGCCAGTTGCCCTGGTTCTGCTCTGCTCCAGCACCCTCTGCTCCCTGGGCTGTGATCTGACTCAGGACCTGAAGAAAGACTTCTCCCTTCTGAACCAAATGAGCACATTTTCCCTGCTGCCATGTCTGAAGGACAGAACCAACTTCAACTTCTCAAAGGAAGCCATGGAGGTCAGCCAGTTCCAGAGGGAAAATGCCACAGCCATTGTTCATGAAATGCTCCAACAGATCTTCACCATCTTTAGCCTGAATACCACTCCTGCTACTTGGAATCAGACCCTGCTCAGGCAACTTCTCATTGGACTGGATCATCAGCTGGACCAGCTGGAGCAGTGTCTTGGGCAGGAGGTGGAGTGGGAAGAGCCTTCCTTGGGAAGTGAGAACCCCAGAGGGGTCCTGAAGAGCTACTTTCAAGGGATAAGGGCATATCTGCAAGGCAAAAACTACAGCCACTGTGCCTGGGAGATGACCCGAGTGGAAATCAGGAGGATCTTTCTTTTCATGAGCAAATTCACAAGAGAATTTCaggactga